Proteins encoded within one genomic window of Marasmius oreades isolate 03SP1 chromosome 4, whole genome shotgun sequence:
- a CDS encoding uncharacterized protein (BUSCO:EOG09260K5F) — translation MASAVSAAQAIGEYLQAPDDLVKVAAYKKKLEKEKASIDARLKNGVKEQLQATREGLRKLLSTRTNVQSIRDEMVLMENEFNDPQNMVATFDQISRVSVVHRNFEQTEEMVNNLLEMNSKLNMLEDMLEEDSRDILGPAPNLLVIHYILNQLEAFRNQTMHQAKKASPSSRETLIRWFERLNTVIEAFDQYIIALARNILNIVREGNRDVVVKLIKIAETEGREDEKAIAIRLVKKAAKLDAASRFKSMAANARVIKHYRSKIVRAITDSIKDEFEAAYKRDEGNPTEFLNNLGWIYQDIIRIENEVVSCFPPGYEIYSHYIREYHRALNSTIKQLVASEPGANVLLVLFEWLKQYKKDMKELNVPPELLEPPLLDGKEQSLIEDYLQVIVRKLDEWSANLMKTELEEFSTRKDSPEVDADGLYVSQGGAPIMFQMVNQQVDLAMESGQGAILARVVGETQRVMRGMHEQWVKQVDLEYKKYIEKPEEAPPGLPDYLITLANDQHKSAEYAEALLARLEPLVSEKYRVPISQHLNDAIDGYLDVAKKCTQTMIKVIFNDVKPATKNLFQAQWYDGVMGQVVETMRDYVTNDYQIYLNPSLVEDLIEDLIDEFLRVYLNALANAPKLRIPAATDQIRKDVGDMFKLFSSLKPAAEVEARFEVLEMILGMLEASKDIVFLSFWSFAKVHGPNIAFVEGLMKSRGDLDRSAVSEVMDSIKRKVKEENLTDPPEPTIMSKVTIPNPLSRFLRT, via the exons ATGGCTTCTGCAGTCTCGGCAGCTCAGGCTATCGGAGAATACTTGCAGGCTCCGGACGATCTCGTCAAGGTTGCAGCTTACAAAAAGAAGctcgagaaagaaaaggctTCCATTGACGCTAGGCTGAAAAATGGAGTCAAGGAGCAATTACAGGCGACGAGGGAAGGCTTGAGGAAACTGCTGAGCACAAGGACCAACGTGCAAAGCATCAGAGATGAAATGGTTCTCATGGAAAACGAATTTAATGACCCTCAGAACATGGTCGCTACATTCGACCAGATCAGTAGG GTGTCGGTCGTACATCGAAATTTCGAACAAACTGAAGAAATGGTGAACAACCTGCTCGAAATGAACTCCAAATTAAACATGCTCGAAGACATGCTAGAGGAGGACAGTCGCGATATCCTCGGCCCAGCGCCGAATCTTCTTGTCATACATTACATTCTGAATCAACTCGAAGCATTCCGAAATCAAACCATGCACCAGGCGAAAAAAGCTTCACCTTCTTCGAGAGAAACCTTAATACGTTGGTTTGAACGGTTGAACACAGTGATTGAAGCTTTTGATCAATATATCATTGCTCTCGCCCGCAATATCCTAAACATCGTTAGGGAGGGCAACCGAGACGTGGTCGTGAAGCTGATAAAGATAGCAGAAACGGAAGGCAGAGAGGACGAGAAG GCTATCGCAATCCGACTTGTAAAGAAAGCCGCCAAACTGGATGCAGCCTCTAGATTCAAGTCGATGGCTGCTAATGCCCGTGTCATCAAGCACTACCGATCCAAAATCGTGCGCGCCATTACCGATTCTATCAAAGACGAATTTGAAGCAGCATATAAGCGTGACGAAGGAAACCCAACCGAATTTCTCAATAATTTGGGATGGATTTATCAGGACATCATCCGAATCGAAAATGAGGTCGTTTCATGCTTTCCTCCCGGATACGAAATTTACTCCCACTACATCCGTGAATACCATAGGGCACTGAATTCGACCATCAAGCAGTTGGTAGCTTCAGAGCCGGGGGCCAATGTACTTCTCGTTCTCTTCGAGTGGCTCAAGCAGTACAAGAAGGATATGAAGGAACTCAACGTTCCCCCAGAACTGCTCGAGCCTCCTCTGCTGGACGGGAAGGAACAATCACTTATCGAAGATTACCTTCAGGTCATCGTCAGGAAACTAGACGAATGGTCTGCCAATCTCATGAAGACCGAACTCGAAGAATTTTCTACGCGGAAGGATTCCCCAGAAGTCGACGCGGATGGTTTATATGTATCGCAAGGAGGGGCACCCATCATGTTCCAGATGGTCAACCAGCAAGTTGACTTGGCTATGGAGAGCGGTCAGGGCGCTATCCTCGCTAGAGTGGTGGGCGAAACACAACGTGTCATGCGTGGGATGCACGAACAGTGGGTCAAGCAGGTTGACTTGGAGTACAAGAAATATATCGAGAAACCCGAAGAAGCTCCCCCAGGGCTTCCGGATTACTTGATAACACTCGCAAATGACCAGCACAAGTCCGCAGAATATGCGGAGGCTTTGTTGGCTCGTTTGGAACCCCTCGTCTCCGAAAAGTACCGCGTTCCTATAAGCCAACATCTCAATGACGCTATTGACGGGTATCTGGACGTTGCGAAGAAGTGCACACAGACCATGATTAAAGTCATTTTTAACGACGTCAAACCCGCCACTAAGAATCTATTCCAGGCTCAATGGTACGACGGCGTCATGGGCCAGGTCGTGGAGACGATGCGGGACTATGTTACGAATGATTACCAGATTTACCTCAATCCTTCGCTTGTCGAGGATCTTATTGAGGATCTCATCGACGAGTTCCTCCGAGTCTATCTGAACGCATTGGCCAATGCGCCGAAGCTGAGAATCCCTGCTGCCACAGATCAAATAAGGAAAGACGTTGGCGATATGTTCAAATTATTCAGCAGTCTGAAACCAGCTGCGGAAGTCGAAGCCCGTTTCGAGGTTCTTGAAATGATACTTGGGATGCTTGAAGCATCCAAAGACATCGTGTTCCTATCCTTTTGGTCTTTTGCGAAAGTTCACGGGCCGAATATTGCGTTTGTCGAGGGTTTGATGAAGTCTCGAGGTGACTTGGATCGTTCAGCGGTGAGTGAAGTCATGGATAGTATTAAGCGCAAAGTGAAAGAAGAGAACTTAACGGATC CTCCTGAACCGACGATCATGAGCAAAGTGACAATACCTAACCCATTATCCAGATTCTTGCGGACATAA
- the QNS1 gene encoding glutamine-dependent NAD(+) synthetase (BUSCO:EOG092610LP), which yields MGSLITLATSLNQWALDFEGNLERILTSIAIAKSRGATLRVGPELEITGYGCLDHFLEGDTVKHSWEVLAKILASEEAKDIVCDIGMPVVHKDVIYNCRVIIYNKKILLIRPKMWLANDGNYRELRFFTPWTRYRQWQDHKLPKIIQALTGQDKVPFGDAVISTQDTCIGVEMCEEMFTPASPHIDMGLDGVEIFTNSSGSHHELRKLHTRVDLIKGATKQHGGVYLYSNQQGCDGDRLYYDGCAMIVVNGEVVAQGSQFSLNDVEVLTATIDIEDVRSYRLRHSRNMQAAQAESYHRIEVDSDLSEKVPLEEDVSRYRATEAQQVRYHIPEEEIALGPACWLWDYLRRSRTQGYFLPLSGGIDSCATATIVYSMCRLVVEAVEGGNSQVIADARRIVGEPEGSDYVPSDPKEFCGRIFHTCYMGTENSSDETRQRAKQLAQDIGSYHIDLNMDTLVSAVVSLFGFVTGRTPQFRSQGGSNAENLALQNIQARLRMVISYLFAQLLPWVRERAGGLLVLGSANVDESLRGYLTKYDCSSADINPIGGISKTDLKKFIAYARDAFNLEILDKFLNAVPTAELEPITETYVQSDEADMGMTYDELSVFGRLRKVAKCGPYSMYIRLTKEWGAFLSPAQIAEKVKLFFFEHARNRHKMTTLTPAYHAESYSPDDNRFDMRPFLYPSRFPWQFKKIDEEAARLEELSRTDKGKEQ from the exons ATGGGCAGTCTCATCACTCTGGCAAC CTCCTTGAATCAATGGGCCCTCGACTTTGAA GGAAACCTCGAGCGAATATTGACAAGTATTGCTATCGCAAAGAGCAGGGGTGCAACATTGAGAGTAGGGCCGGAACTAGAAATTAC CGGATATGGATGCCTTGATCACTTTCTGGAAG GCGACACTGTCAAACATTCATGGGAAGTCCTGGCCAAAATACTGGCATCGGAGGAGGCAAAGGATATTGTTTGCGACATTGGAAT GCCTGTCGTTCACAAGGACGTCATCTACAATTGTCGAGTTATCATTTATAACAAGAAGATCCTCCTTATCCGCCCCAAGATGTGGCTAGCCAATGATGGGAATTATCGAGAACTGCGATTTTTCACCCCTTGGACGAGGTATCGACAATGGCAGGATCATAAACTTCCCAAGATCATTCAAGCTCTCACAGGACAG GACAAAGTACCTTTTGGCGACGCAGTGATCAGTACTCAAGATACATGTATCGGCGTTGAAATGTGTGAAGAAATGTTCACTCCTGCGAG TCCTCATATTGATATGGGTTTGGATGGCGTTGAAATCTTCACGAATTCTAGTGGTAGTCACCACGAACTTCGCAAACTGCATACCCGAGTCGATCTTATCAAGGGGGCGACAAAACAG CACGGAGGAGTCTACTTGTACTCCAACCAGCAAGGCTGCGATGGAGACCGCCTGTATTACGACGGATGTGCTATGATCGTGGTCAACGGAGAGGTCGTCGCTCAAGGATCTCAATTTTCTCTGAACGACGTGGAAGTACTTACTGCCACAATTGATATCGAAGACGTGCGATCTTATCGTCTGAGGCATAGTCGTAACATGCAAGCAGCACAAGCAGAATCCTATCATCGAATCGAAGTAGATTCTGATCTCTCGGAAAAGGTACCACTAGAAGAAGACGTGTCAAGATACCGGGCAACGGAAGCTCAGCAAGTCAGATATCACATTCCAGAAGAAGAGATCGC TCTCGGTCCGGCTTGTTGGCTATGGGACTATCTTAGACGTTCACGAACACAAGGCTATTTCTTGCCCTTGAGTGGCGGAATAGATAGCTGCGCTACTGCCACGATTGTCTATTCGATGTGCCGATTGGTAGTCGAAGCGGTAGAGGGGGGTAATTCACAAGTTATCGCCGACGCGAGGCGAATCGTTGGAGAACCAGAGGGTTCTGATTATGTTCCTTCAGACCCCAAAGAGTTCTGTGGCAGGATTTTCCACACCTGTTACATGGGGACGGAGAATTCCAGCGACGAGACGCGCCAACGAGCCAAGCAACTTGCTCAGGACATCGGGAG CTACCATATTGACCTCAATATGGACACCTTGGTTTCTGCTGTTGTCAGCCTGTTTGGATTCGTTACTGGACGTACACCTCAGTTTCGTTCCCAAGGAGGCTCAAATGCCGAGAACCTCGCGCTACAGAACATCCAG GCCAGACTCAGAATGGTCATATCCTACCTCTTCGCCCAGTTATTGCCCTGGGTGCGTGAGCGAGCCGGCGGGTTGCTTGTTCTAGGAAGTGCCAATGTAGATGAGAG TCTTCGCGGGTATCTTACCAAATACGATTGCTCCTCAG CCGATATAAACCCCATCGGAGGAATAAGTAAAACGGACCTCAAGAAGTTTATTGCATATGCTAGGGACGCTTTTAATTTGGAGATACTGGATAA GTTCTTGAACGCGGTTCCAACTGCAGAACTAGAACCTATCACGGAAACTTACGTCCAATCAGACGAG GCCGATATGGGCATGACTTACGACGAGCTATCCGTGTTTGGACGGTTGCGTAAGGTCGCAAAATGTGGACCCTACAGTATGTATATCAGGCTCACCAAGGAGTGGGGGGCTTTCTTGTCGCCGGCACAG ATTGCTGAGAAGGTTAAGCTATTCTTCTTTGAGCACGCGAGGAATCGCCATAAGATGACTACGCTGACTCCCGCCTATCATGCCGAGTCGTATAGCCCTGACGATAACA GATTCGATATGCGTCCCTTCCTCTACCCTTCCCGCTTCCCATGGCAGTTCAAGAAGATTGACGAAGAAGCGGCCCGACTTGAGGAGCTTTCCAGGACTgacaaaggaaaagaacagTAG
- a CDS encoding uncharacterized protein (MEROPS:MER0001269), with product MSSLSLKEPKTYSLPSTADHASDLTQRKTSKFRRLIVFAGLTYFVLALTRHWSPVSELLGSKSVQNVKPDQHLCPQVNVLVPVVNRGLWESLGDVYRTEEFRLRAIGWLSGAVNVPTESYDGMDPVGVDPRWETFGKLHEYLDTAFPLVHSKLVLTKHNTYGLLYEWKGSDSSLKPLLLMAHQDVVPVDHNTVDQWTHPPYSGYYDGERLWGRGSNDDKSGLIGSLSAIETLLETGFQPKRTVLLSYGFDEEASGCEGAQTLAKDLLEKLGENSIALIVDEGVGFSEQYGTVFALPGVAEKGYLDTRIEVATTGGHSSVPPNHTSIGILSKFLVEIESHPHKAKLSRDDIFYSTLQCYAGHAKSLPSDLRKAIQHSVKSDKALRKLQRIAFQDLETLRLVSTTQAIDMIQGGVKSNALPEQAWAIVNHRISTLSSVEDAQAHDTELLKSLAKSFNLTFTAFGQHITDPAKPSKGRLTLSDAFGTSLQPAPKTPTSGDNALPYEILSGTIKATYNNHRQIEGDNIAVSPGMSTGNTDTRYYWKLTDHIFRYNHKDMKGGLLASNIHTVNENIEVDAFLEGITFFTTLILNTDESTSI from the exons ATgtcttccctctctctcaaGGAACCGAAAACGTATTCCCTGCCTTCGACTGCAGATCATGCTTCTGACCTCACTCAACGAAAAACGTCCAAGTTTCGTAGGCTCATCGTCTTCGCTGGGCTGACATACTTCGTATTGGCATTGACCAGGCACTGGTCGCCTGTTTCTGAACTCTTAGGAAGCAAATCTGTACAGAATGTCAAACCTGATCAGCATCTTTGCCCCCAAGTCAACGTACTAGTCCCAGTGGTGAACCGTGGTTTATGGGAGAGCTTGGGAGATGTCTACAGAACAGAGGAGTTCAGATTGAGAGCCATAGGCTGGCTATCTGGTGCCGTCAATGTCCC AACTGAGTCTTATGATGGCATGGATCCGGTAGGTGTGGATCCTAGATGGGAAACTTTTGGGAAACTACATGAATATCTCGATACTGCTTTCCCTTTGGT GCATTCCAAACTGGTCCTTACGAAACATAACACCTATGGTCTGCTCTATGAATGGAAAGGCTCAGATTCCTCTCTCAAGCCGTTACTACTTATGGCTCACCAAG ATGTTGTTCCGGTCGACCACAATACGGTAGATCAGTGGACTCATCCTCCTTATTCCGGCTACTACGACG GTGAACGCCTTTGGGGTCGTGGCTCCAACGATGACAAGAGCGGACTAATTGGGAGCTTGTCCGCTATTGAGACATTGTTGGAAACTGGTTTTCAGCCAAAGCGTACAGTTCTTCTGTCATACGGCTTTGACGAGGAAGCTAGTGGATGTGAG GGTGCTCAAACTCTCGCCAAAGACTTGCTCGAAAAATTAGGCGAAAATTCCATCGCCCTCATCGTCGATGAAGGAG TAGGCTTCTCGGAACAATACGGGACTGTGTTTGCTCTCCCCGGTGTTGCGGAGAAAGGATACCTCGACACTCGTATCGAAGTAGCAACAACTGGTGGACACTCTAGTGTCCCTCCTAATCATACC AGTATTGGTATCTTGTCCAAGTTTTTAGTCGAAATTGAAAGCCACCCACATAAGGCCAAATTG TCGCGGGATGACATTTTCTACAGCACTCTTCAATGCTACGCTGGCCACGCTAAGAGTTTGCCTTCCGATCTTCGGAAGGCCATTCAACATTCCGTGAAATCGGATAAAGCTCTCCGAAAGCTTCAAAGGATTGCATTTCAGGATCTCGAGACTCTCAGACTTGTTAGCACCACGCAAGCTATTGACATGATCCAGGGCGGAGTCAAGTCCAACGCCCTCCCAGAACAAGCATGGGCCATTGTCAACCACCGAATTTCTACCCTCAG CTCAGTCGAAGATGCACAAGCACACGACACCGAATTGCTAAAAAGTCTCGCCAAATCGTTCAATCTCACTTTCACTGCTTTCGGACAACACATCACAGACCCCGCCAAGCCCTCGAAGGGAAGATTGACCCTCAGCGACGCATTTGGCACTAGTTTGCAGCCTGCCCCAAAAACACCCACATCTGGAGATAACGCTCTACCCTACGAAATCCTGTCTGGGACCATCAAGGCTACGTACAATAATCACAGGCAGATTGAGGGTGACAACATTGCCGTCAGCCCTGGAATGTCGACCGGAAACACCGACACGCGTTACTATTGGAAGTTGACTGACCATATCTTCAGATATAACCACAAGGACATGAAGGGTGGGTTGTTGGCGAGCAATATCCACACTGTGAATGAAA ATATCGAGGTCGACGCCTTTCTGGAGGGCATCACGTTTTTTACCACGTTGATATTGAACACAGATGAGAGCACCTCGATTTAG